From a single Streptomyces sp. NBC_00377 genomic region:
- a CDS encoding Zn-ribbon domain-containing OB-fold protein — translation MLSPVTDADGAPFWRYAAQGELRVQTCGDCGEPRFPPRPCCPHCRSFASEWRLMSGRGRIWSYVVPHPPLLPDYAAHAPYNVILVELAEAPRIRVVGNLVSGPGAPLNSLSPDRVRIGARVQVVFDGDGLPQWVLERP, via the coding sequence ATGCTCAGCCCCGTCACCGACGCCGACGGCGCCCCCTTCTGGCGGTACGCCGCCCAGGGCGAACTCCGTGTCCAGACCTGCGGCGACTGCGGCGAACCCCGCTTCCCGCCCCGCCCCTGCTGCCCGCACTGCCGGTCCTTCGCGAGCGAGTGGCGGCTGATGTCGGGACGCGGGCGGATCTGGTCCTACGTCGTCCCGCATCCGCCCCTGCTGCCCGACTACGCCGCACACGCCCCCTACAACGTGATCCTGGTCGAGCTGGCCGAGGCGCCCCGCATCCGGGTGGTGGGAAACCTGGTGAGCGGCCCCGGCGCCCCACTGAACTCCCTCTCCCCCGACCGCGTCCGGATCGGCGCCCGCGTGCAGGTCGTCTTCGACGGCGACGGGCTCCCGCAGTGGGTTCTGGAGCGGCCGTGA
- a CDS encoding amidohydrolase family protein, whose protein sequence is MENALENASQTAKTAQDLPLIISVDDHTVEPSTVWQDRLPKKYLDTGPRVVRAPLKEMTFLGGRFKPVMGEPGDDGPIGDWWVYEDLRRPLTRLDTAVGFSRDEIKLEVITYEQMRPGSYDVPSRLADMDVNHVQSAVCFPTFPRFCGQTFTEAADHELGLLCVRAYNDWTVEEWCGPQARGRLIPLTLIPLWDAELAAAEVRRNAARGVRAVAFSEIPPHLGLPSVHTDYWDPFLAACDETGTVVAMHIGSSSRMPSTSADAPPAVGSTITFANCCFSMVDWLMSGKFERFPNLKVMYAEGQIGWIPYILERADVVWEENRGWGGVADKVHRPPSELFADHVYGCFFDDAFGLRNLDSVGVGNVLYETDYPHSDSTWPKSREVGEAQMGHLAPDVVERIVRGNAIELLGLTPDGLWSPR, encoded by the coding sequence ATGGAGAACGCACTGGAGAACGCATCGCAGACCGCGAAGACCGCACAGGACCTCCCGCTGATCATCTCCGTCGACGACCACACCGTGGAGCCGAGCACGGTCTGGCAGGACCGCCTCCCGAAGAAGTACCTCGACACCGGCCCCCGGGTCGTCCGCGCCCCGCTGAAGGAGATGACCTTCCTCGGCGGCCGCTTCAAGCCCGTGATGGGCGAGCCCGGCGACGACGGCCCCATCGGCGACTGGTGGGTCTACGAGGACCTGCGCCGCCCCCTCACCCGCCTGGACACCGCCGTCGGCTTCAGCCGGGACGAGATCAAGCTGGAGGTCATCACCTACGAGCAGATGCGCCCCGGCTCCTACGACGTCCCGTCCCGCCTCGCCGACATGGACGTCAACCACGTCCAGTCCGCCGTCTGCTTCCCCACCTTCCCGCGCTTCTGCGGCCAGACCTTCACCGAGGCGGCCGACCACGAACTGGGCCTGCTGTGCGTGCGCGCCTACAACGACTGGACGGTGGAGGAGTGGTGCGGCCCGCAGGCGCGGGGCCGGCTGATCCCGCTCACCCTCATCCCGCTCTGGGACGCCGAGCTGGCGGCGGCCGAGGTCCGGCGCAACGCGGCGCGCGGGGTCCGGGCGGTCGCCTTCTCCGAGATACCCCCGCACCTCGGTCTGCCCTCCGTGCACACCGACTACTGGGACCCCTTCCTCGCGGCCTGCGACGAGACCGGCACGGTCGTGGCCATGCACATCGGCTCCTCGAGCCGCATGCCCTCCACCTCCGCCGACGCCCCGCCCGCCGTCGGCTCCACCATCACCTTCGCCAACTGCTGCTTCTCGATGGTCGACTGGCTGATGAGCGGCAAGTTCGAGCGCTTCCCGAACCTGAAGGTGATGTACGCGGAGGGCCAGATCGGCTGGATCCCGTACATCCTGGAGCGCGCCGACGTGGTGTGGGAGGAGAACCGGGGCTGGGGCGGGGTCGCGGACAAGGTCCACCGCCCGCCGTCCGAGCTGTTCGCCGACCACGTCTACGGCTGCTTCTTCGACGACGCGTTCGGCCTGCGCAACCTCGACTCCGTCGGCGTCGGGAACGTCCTCTACGAGACCGACTACCCGCACTCCGACTCCACCTGGCCGAAGTCGCGCGAGGTCGGCGAGGCGCAGATGGGCCACCTCGCGCCGGACGTGGTGGAGCGGATCGTCCGGGGCAACGCGATCGAGCTGCTGGGGCTCACCCCGGACGGCCTGTGGAGCCCGCGGTGA
- a CDS encoding AfsR/SARP family transcriptional regulator: protein MDDRVGHRDPRVPEQRRPGSPEEPAALRFDVLGPVRACRGDERLATGSPQQRALLAALLLREGRTATAAELIDALWGEEPPSQALAAVRTYASRLRKVLDPGVLVSESGGYAVRVPAEGALDLVVAQEWAAEAEKARTAGDLSHAREVLNRTLGLWDGEALAGVPGPYAEAQRVRLEEWRLGLLESRLDMDLEQGCHAEAVSELTALTAAYPLRERLRELLMLALYRSGRQAEALAVYADTRRLLAEELGVDPRAGLRQLQSRILQADPELAEPSAPVAEPAMVRVRPAQLPATVPDFTGRSAFVRELGEVLAGAGDGTGAGGRVMAVSALAGIGGVGKTTLAVHVAHQARPAFPDGQLYVDLQGAGPRSAETETVLGSFLRALGTADSAIPDSLEERAALYRSVLDGRRVLVLLDNAKDAAQIRPLLPGTEGCAALVTSRVRMVDLAGAHLVDLDVMSPDEALSLFTRIVGEERVASERKAALDVVAACGFLPLAIRIAASRLAARRTWTVSVLAAKLADERRRLDELQAGDLAVKATFELGYGALEPAQARAFRLLGLADGPDISLAAAAAVLDLPVEDTEDLLESLVDTSLLESAAPGRYRFHDLVRLYARACAERDEWPPSGRGAALSRLLDFYLATAAGVYAIERPGDRTVVHLERTAYRGLSFGERSQALDWLFAEAQCLLACARQQQTGSGLRRAVDLLWAAKDLAESGANAKQYEWAATALRDAAQEAADVRAESRARTALSNVHLAAGRYSEADEEARRAIELATAADDATPVSWAATDRGIIALGQGRYEQAEEFLTTARDGYRADGNQPGEANALCNLSRLYERMNRPSDAVTLARQGVDIYQQLGLTLRLANGRYALGVALISAGRLAEGLAQLSDALEMFGSNRQRLWEGTTHFRIAQLHLADRRPAQAAQHAEQALAIGFIGGDLIRGSVLTTLGRSLHALGQSDRARACWHEALSLLERSGAPDTAEVRRLLTPLETSSETAR, encoded by the coding sequence ATGGACGACCGGGTAGGACACCGCGACCCGCGGGTGCCGGAGCAGAGACGTCCCGGCTCGCCCGAGGAGCCGGCGGCGCTGCGCTTCGACGTGCTCGGGCCGGTGCGCGCATGCCGCGGCGACGAGCGGCTCGCCACCGGTTCGCCTCAGCAACGCGCCCTGCTGGCCGCCCTGTTGCTGCGCGAGGGCCGCACCGCGACGGCCGCCGAACTGATCGACGCGCTGTGGGGCGAGGAACCTCCCTCCCAGGCCCTGGCGGCGGTACGGACGTATGCCTCCCGACTGCGCAAGGTCCTGGACCCGGGCGTCCTGGTGAGCGAGTCGGGCGGCTACGCGGTGCGCGTGCCGGCGGAGGGCGCGCTGGACCTGGTGGTGGCGCAGGAGTGGGCGGCGGAGGCGGAGAAGGCGCGCACCGCCGGTGACCTCTCCCACGCCCGCGAGGTGCTGAACCGGACGCTGGGACTGTGGGACGGGGAGGCCCTGGCCGGCGTCCCCGGGCCGTACGCGGAGGCACAGCGCGTCCGGCTGGAGGAATGGCGGCTCGGGCTGCTGGAATCCCGCCTGGACATGGACCTGGAGCAGGGCTGCCACGCCGAGGCGGTCTCCGAACTCACCGCGCTCACCGCCGCGTACCCGCTGCGCGAGAGGCTGCGCGAGCTGCTGATGCTGGCGCTCTACCGCAGCGGCCGGCAGGCGGAGGCGCTCGCCGTGTACGCGGACACCCGGCGGCTGCTGGCGGAGGAGCTGGGGGTGGATCCGCGGGCCGGGCTGCGGCAGTTGCAGAGCCGCATCTTGCAGGCCGATCCGGAGCTGGCCGAGCCTTCCGCGCCGGTGGCGGAACCAGCGATGGTGCGGGTACGGCCGGCGCAACTCCCGGCTACTGTCCCCGACTTCACCGGCCGCTCCGCCTTCGTGCGGGAACTGGGCGAGGTGCTGGCGGGCGCCGGCGACGGCACCGGCGCGGGCGGCCGGGTGATGGCGGTGTCCGCGCTCGCGGGCATCGGCGGCGTGGGCAAGACGACCCTCGCGGTGCACGTGGCCCACCAGGCCCGGCCGGCCTTCCCCGACGGCCAGTTGTACGTCGACCTCCAGGGCGCGGGGCCACGGTCGGCGGAGACCGAGACGGTCCTCGGGTCGTTCCTGCGCGCCCTGGGCACGGCGGACTCGGCGATCCCCGACTCGCTGGAGGAACGGGCGGCGCTGTACCGCTCGGTGCTGGACGGCCGCCGGGTGCTGGTGCTGCTGGACAACGCGAAGGACGCGGCCCAGATACGCCCGCTGCTGCCGGGCACGGAGGGCTGCGCGGCGCTGGTCACCTCACGGGTGCGGATGGTGGACCTGGCGGGAGCGCATCTCGTCGATCTGGACGTGATGTCCCCCGACGAGGCGCTCTCCCTGTTCACCCGGATCGTCGGCGAGGAGCGGGTGGCGTCGGAGCGCAAGGCCGCGCTGGACGTGGTGGCCGCCTGCGGATTCCTGCCGCTGGCCATCCGCATCGCCGCCTCCCGGCTGGCGGCGCGGCGGACCTGGACGGTCTCCGTCCTCGCCGCGAAGCTGGCGGACGAACGGCGCCGGCTGGACGAGCTCCAGGCGGGCGACCTCGCGGTGAAGGCCACGTTCGAGCTCGGTTACGGCGCCCTGGAACCCGCCCAGGCCCGCGCGTTCCGGCTGCTTGGTCTGGCGGACGGCCCGGACATCTCCCTTGCGGCGGCCGCGGCGGTGCTGGACCTGCCGGTGGAGGACACCGAGGACCTGCTGGAGTCCCTGGTGGACACCTCCCTGCTGGAATCCGCGGCGCCCGGCCGCTACCGCTTCCACGACCTGGTCCGGCTCTACGCGCGTGCATGCGCGGAACGCGACGAATGGCCACCCAGCGGGCGCGGGGCCGCGCTGTCGCGCCTGCTGGACTTCTATCTGGCGACGGCGGCCGGGGTCTACGCGATCGAACGGCCGGGGGACCGCACCGTCGTCCACCTGGAGCGCACCGCGTACCGGGGCCTCTCCTTCGGTGAGCGGAGCCAGGCCCTGGACTGGCTCTTCGCGGAGGCGCAGTGCCTCCTCGCGTGCGCACGCCAGCAGCAGACCGGCAGCGGGCTGCGCCGTGCCGTCGATCTCCTGTGGGCCGCCAAGGACCTCGCGGAGTCGGGGGCCAACGCCAAGCAGTACGAGTGGGCGGCCACGGCCCTGCGGGACGCCGCGCAGGAAGCCGCCGACGTCCGCGCCGAGAGCCGCGCCCGCACGGCGCTCTCCAACGTCCACCTCGCCGCCGGACGGTACTCCGAGGCCGACGAGGAGGCCCGGCGCGCGATCGAGCTGGCCACGGCCGCGGACGACGCGACGCCGGTCAGCTGGGCGGCCACGGACCGGGGGATCATCGCACTCGGCCAGGGACGCTACGAGCAGGCCGAGGAGTTCCTCACCACCGCCCGGGACGGCTACCGGGCGGACGGGAACCAGCCGGGGGAGGCCAACGCGCTGTGCAATCTCTCGCGGCTCTACGAGCGGATGAACCGCCCGTCCGACGCCGTCACCCTGGCCCGCCAGGGCGTCGACATCTACCAGCAGCTCGGTCTCACCCTGCGCCTCGCCAACGGCCGCTACGCCCTCGGTGTCGCGCTGATCAGCGCCGGGCGGCTCGCCGAGGGACTGGCACAGCTGTCCGACGCGCTGGAGATGTTCGGCAGCAACCGGCAGCGGCTGTGGGAGGGGACGACGCACTTCCGCATCGCCCAGCTGCACCTGGCCGACCGGCGTCCGGCGCAGGCGGCCCAGCACGCCGAGCAGGCGTTGGCGATCGGGTTCATCGGTGGTGACCTCATCCGGGGCAGCGTGCTGACCACGCTGGGCAGGAGCCTGCACGCCCTCGGCCAGTCGGACCGGGCACGGGCCTGCTGGCACGAGGCTCTGTCGCTGCTGGAGCGGTCGGGGGCACCCGACACCGCCGAGGTGCGCCGTCTGCTGACGCCCCTGGAGACCTCCTCGGAGACGGCCCGGTGA
- a CDS encoding response regulator transcription factor: MRSSQRLSVALACAEGDWPHDGWPAPGDPYVGRTVRVAPPYDGLREDAPDVVVLRCAEPASALPGLLRALGGHRVPVIVVSARADTETVVEVFRGGAGYLVEGDYCTHMLSSAVVAATVGHTYLSPAACAALREGARRIPAGPREHDAIERLRALLSPRERQVMELLSTGLGAQEIGLRLRLSEKTVRNNLSNIYSKLDARGGTDAVLRWLGATPASAPVLRT, from the coding sequence GTGCGATCCTCCCAGCGACTCTCCGTCGCTCTCGCCTGCGCCGAGGGCGACTGGCCGCACGACGGCTGGCCCGCCCCCGGAGATCCGTACGTGGGGCGGACGGTGCGTGTCGCCCCGCCCTACGACGGCCTGCGCGAGGACGCGCCGGACGTCGTCGTCCTGCGCTGCGCGGAGCCGGCGAGCGCCCTCCCGGGGCTGCTGAGGGCGCTGGGCGGACACCGTGTCCCGGTGATCGTCGTCAGCGCCCGCGCGGACACCGAGACGGTCGTCGAGGTCTTCCGCGGCGGGGCCGGCTATCTCGTCGAGGGCGACTACTGCACCCACATGCTGTCCTCGGCGGTGGTGGCGGCCACCGTCGGCCACACGTATCTCTCCCCGGCGGCGTGCGCCGCCCTGCGCGAAGGGGCCCGGCGCATACCGGCCGGACCCCGGGAACACGACGCGATCGAGCGGCTGCGCGCACTGCTCTCGCCGCGTGAGCGGCAGGTCATGGAACTGCTGTCGACCGGCCTGGGCGCGCAGGAGATCGGGCTGCGATTACGGCTGAGCGAGAAGACCGTCCGCAACAACCTCAGCAACATCTACTCCAAGCTCGACGCCCGGGGCGGCACGGACGCGGTCCTGCGCTGGCTCGGAGCCACGCCGGCGTCCGCGCCCGTGCTTCGCACATGA
- a CDS encoding SDR family NAD(P)-dependent oxidoreductase yields the protein MGKLDGRVVLVTGAARGQGEQEARLFREEGAEVVVADVLDEQGRAVAEEIGALYVHLDVGVEAEWAAAVGAAKEAYGHLDGLVNNAGILRFNALVDTPLDEFMQVVQVNQVGCFLGIRTAAPQLSDGGTIVNTASYTGLTGMAAVGAYAATKHAVLGLTRVAALELAPRRIRVNAVCPGAIDTAMSNPSRLDPDSDPEETTRALDSLYRKLVPLGRVGRADEVARLALFLTSQDSSYITGQPFVIDGGWLAGVSVI from the coding sequence ATGGGCAAGCTCGACGGACGGGTCGTCCTCGTCACCGGGGCCGCACGGGGCCAGGGCGAGCAGGAGGCGCGGCTGTTCCGGGAGGAGGGTGCGGAGGTCGTCGTGGCCGATGTGCTCGACGAACAGGGGCGGGCCGTCGCGGAGGAGATCGGAGCACTGTACGTCCACCTCGACGTGGGGGTGGAGGCGGAGTGGGCCGCGGCCGTAGGCGCCGCCAAGGAGGCGTACGGCCATCTCGACGGCCTCGTCAACAACGCCGGCATCCTGCGCTTCAACGCCCTCGTCGACACCCCGCTCGACGAGTTCATGCAGGTCGTGCAGGTCAACCAGGTCGGCTGCTTCCTGGGGATCCGGACCGCCGCGCCGCAGCTGTCCGACGGCGGCACCATCGTGAACACCGCCTCCTACACCGGGCTCACCGGGATGGCGGCCGTCGGCGCCTACGCGGCCACCAAGCACGCCGTACTCGGCCTCACCCGGGTCGCCGCCCTGGAGCTGGCGCCCCGCCGTATCCGGGTCAACGCGGTGTGTCCCGGGGCGATCGACACCGCGATGTCCAACCCCTCCCGGCTGGACCCGGACAGCGACCCCGAGGAGACGACCCGCGCCCTGGACTCCCTCTACCGCAAGCTCGTCCCGCTGGGCCGGGTCGGCCGTGCGGACGAGGTGGCCCGGCTGGCCCTCTTCCTCACCTCGCAGGACTCGTCGTACATCACCGGGCAGCCGTTCGTGATCGACGGCGGATGGTTGGCGGGCGTCTCGGTCATCTGA
- a CDS encoding TIGR03619 family F420-dependent LLM class oxidoreductase, with amino-acid sequence MSLDYGIQLPVQSQSTIYAEPWEADAGPADLVAVARAADRAGFAYVAACDHVAIPHRLADAMSTVWYDPVATLAHLAAVTGRVRLLAHVAVVGLRHPLLTAKQYATLDHLSGGRLILGVGAGHVREEFEALGVDFERRGAVLDETLDALRAALGPDEFPSHHGKAFDFEGLGQRPRPAQERVPLWVGGSSPAAVRRAALKGDGWLPQGDPRDRLPAQIGTLRRLRGDGAPPLTVGAITEPLYVGAPGWDVGRRTLTGPPEVLAESLRAYGAMGVDQIQVRFRCRSRSELTDQIALFGAEVGPLLDIS; translated from the coding sequence GTGAGCCTCGACTACGGCATCCAGCTCCCGGTCCAGTCCCAGTCCACGATCTACGCCGAACCCTGGGAGGCGGACGCGGGGCCCGCCGACCTCGTCGCCGTCGCCCGGGCCGCGGACCGCGCCGGATTCGCCTACGTGGCCGCCTGTGACCACGTGGCGATCCCGCACCGGCTCGCGGACGCCATGAGCACGGTCTGGTACGACCCGGTGGCCACCCTCGCCCATCTCGCCGCCGTGACCGGACGCGTCCGACTCCTCGCGCACGTCGCCGTCGTGGGCCTGCGCCACCCCCTCCTGACGGCCAAGCAGTACGCCACCCTCGACCACCTCAGCGGCGGCCGGCTGATCCTCGGGGTCGGCGCCGGGCACGTACGGGAGGAGTTCGAGGCGCTGGGGGTGGACTTCGAGCGGCGCGGGGCGGTCCTCGACGAGACGCTCGACGCGCTGCGGGCGGCGCTCGGGCCGGACGAGTTCCCCTCCCACCACGGCAAGGCGTTCGACTTCGAGGGGCTCGGGCAGCGGCCCAGGCCGGCGCAGGAGCGGGTGCCGCTCTGGGTCGGCGGATCCTCCCCGGCGGCCGTCCGCCGGGCCGCCCTCAAGGGGGACGGCTGGCTGCCCCAGGGCGACCCGAGGGACCGGCTGCCCGCGCAGATCGGGACGCTGCGGCGGCTGCGGGGGGACGGGGCGCCGCCGCTCACCGTCGGCGCCATCACCGAGCCGCTGTACGTCGGCGCTCCCGGCTGGGACGTGGGCCGCCGCACCCTGACCGGGCCGCCGGAGGTCCTCGCCGAGTCGCTGCGCGCCTACGGGGCGATGGGAGTCGACCAGATCCAGGTGCGCTTCCGCTGCCGGAGCCGTAGCGAACTCACCGACCAGATCGCCCTGTTCGGAGCCGAGGTGGGGCCCCTGCTCGACATTTCTTGA
- a CDS encoding lipid-transfer protein yields MPAGTGLKDATAIVGIGQTPFAKHLPEDERTLACRAVLAALDDAGIDPGEVDALASYTMEETDEVELAKAVGFGDLTFFSKIGFGGGGSCATVAHLASAIASGQATVGVAWRSRKRGSGPRPWTNTAVQLPTPAQWTRPFGLLRPADEIAMLARRYLHEYGATRDHLFNVALACRNRANQNPAAVMYERPLTREMYMSSRWISEPLCLYDNCLETDGALACVVVSGERARDCRRTPVYVHSAAQGLPAQHHGMVNYWNDDPLTGPAWAAARHLWKHADFTPSDVDVAQIYDAFTPLVPLSLEGYGFCGRGEGGAFTEGGALETGGRLPLNTGGGGLSEAYVHGFNLINEGVKQLRGTSTAQVPNAATCLVTAGEGVPTSALLLRN; encoded by the coding sequence ATGCCCGCAGGGACCGGACTCAAGGACGCCACCGCCATCGTCGGCATCGGGCAGACGCCCTTCGCGAAACACCTCCCCGAGGACGAGCGGACCCTCGCCTGCCGGGCCGTGCTCGCCGCCCTCGACGACGCCGGGATCGATCCGGGGGAGGTCGACGCCCTCGCCTCCTACACCATGGAGGAGACGGACGAGGTCGAGCTCGCGAAGGCCGTCGGGTTCGGGGACCTGACCTTCTTCAGCAAGATCGGTTTCGGCGGCGGCGGTTCCTGCGCCACCGTCGCCCACCTCGCCTCGGCCATCGCCTCCGGACAGGCGACGGTGGGAGTGGCCTGGCGGTCGCGCAAGAGGGGCTCAGGACCCCGGCCCTGGACCAACACGGCCGTCCAGCTCCCCACCCCGGCCCAGTGGACCCGGCCCTTCGGTCTGCTGCGGCCCGCCGACGAGATAGCCATGCTCGCCCGCCGCTATCTGCACGAGTACGGCGCCACCCGCGACCACCTCTTCAACGTGGCCCTCGCCTGCCGCAACCGCGCCAACCAGAACCCGGCCGCCGTGATGTACGAACGGCCCCTCACCCGCGAGATGTACATGTCGTCCCGGTGGATCAGCGAACCCCTGTGCCTGTACGACAACTGCCTCGAGACGGACGGGGCGTTGGCCTGCGTGGTGGTGAGCGGCGAACGGGCCCGCGACTGCCGCCGGACGCCCGTCTACGTCCACTCCGCCGCCCAGGGCCTGCCCGCCCAGCACCACGGCATGGTCAACTACTGGAACGACGACCCGCTCACCGGCCCCGCCTGGGCCGCCGCCCGGCACCTGTGGAAGCACGCCGACTTCACCCCGTCCGACGTCGACGTCGCGCAGATCTACGACGCCTTCACCCCCCTCGTGCCGCTCTCCCTGGAGGGGTACGGGTTCTGCGGCCGGGGAGAGGGTGGGGCGTTCACCGAGGGAGGCGCCCTGGAGACCGGCGGACGGCTGCCCCTCAACACCGGCGGCGGCGGGCTCAGCGAGGCCTACGTACACGGCTTCAACCTCATCAACGAGGGCGTGAAGCAGCTGCGCGGGACCAGCACCGCCCAGGTGCCGAACGCCGCGACCTGCCTCGTCACCGCCGGTGAGGGCGTCCCGACCTCCGCCCTGCTGCTCCGGAACTGA
- a CDS encoding FadD3 family acyl-CoA ligase, whose translation MRGDMEWGTIPGLVRWAAERYAETEAVVEGRTRITYAELGARVERATAACLALGVRTGDRVGIWAPNSLDWMVAALGAVGAGAVLVPLNTRFKGAEAADVLRRSGARLLFVTGTFLGTSYVASLRRAAAEGDGDGPLPGLPALERVVVLSDDAPADFGTWKDFLAGGEGTGTAEVRARADEVTGERPSDIVFTSGTTGRPKGAVITHAQTLRAYEVWSDLAGLRHGDRYLIVNPFFHTFGYKAGVIACLMRGATMIPQPVFDVDTVLANVASERVSVLPGPPTLHQSLLDHAARDTYDLSALRLVVTGAAVVPLRLVERLRGELGVETVLTAYGLSEASGIVTMCRRGDDPAVIASTSGRAIPGTEVRVDAAPGEPGEVLVRGFNVMRGYYEDEAATAQALTPDGWLRTGDVGVLDAAGNLRITDRLKDMFIVGGFNAYPAEIEQRLGLHPDVADVAVIGVPDPRLGEVGRAYVVRRPGAVSTADDLIAWARREMANYKVPRTVEFVTTLPRNASGKVMKGALRAR comes from the coding sequence ATGCGCGGTGACATGGAGTGGGGAACGATCCCCGGCCTGGTCCGCTGGGCGGCCGAGCGGTACGCGGAGACCGAGGCGGTGGTGGAGGGCCGCACCCGGATCACGTACGCCGAGCTCGGCGCCCGGGTCGAACGCGCGACGGCGGCCTGCCTGGCGCTCGGCGTGCGGACGGGCGACCGGGTGGGAATCTGGGCCCCCAACTCCCTGGACTGGATGGTGGCCGCGCTGGGCGCGGTGGGGGCCGGAGCCGTGCTCGTCCCCCTGAACACGCGCTTCAAGGGCGCCGAGGCGGCCGATGTGCTGCGCCGCAGCGGAGCCCGTCTGCTGTTCGTCACCGGCACGTTCCTCGGGACGTCGTACGTGGCGTCGCTGCGCCGGGCCGCGGCGGAGGGCGACGGGGACGGCCCGCTGCCGGGGCTCCCCGCGCTGGAGCGGGTGGTGGTGCTCTCCGACGACGCCCCGGCGGACTTCGGCACCTGGAAGGACTTCCTGGCGGGCGGCGAGGGCACCGGTACGGCGGAGGTCCGCGCGCGGGCGGACGAGGTGACCGGGGAACGGCCCTCGGACATCGTCTTCACCTCGGGCACCACGGGCCGCCCCAAGGGGGCGGTGATCACGCACGCGCAGACGCTGCGGGCGTACGAGGTGTGGTCCGACCTCGCGGGGCTGCGGCACGGCGACCGCTACCTGATCGTGAACCCCTTCTTCCACACCTTCGGCTACAAGGCGGGCGTGATCGCCTGTCTGATGCGGGGTGCGACGATGATCCCCCAGCCGGTGTTCGACGTGGACACGGTCCTGGCGAACGTGGCGTCGGAACGGGTGTCGGTCCTTCCCGGGCCGCCGACGCTCCATCAGTCGCTCCTGGACCACGCGGCACGGGACACGTACGACCTGTCGGCGCTGCGGCTGGTGGTGACGGGCGCGGCGGTCGTGCCGCTGCGGCTCGTCGAACGCCTGCGGGGCGAACTCGGCGTGGAGACCGTCCTGACGGCGTACGGCCTCTCGGAGGCGAGCGGCATCGTCACCATGTGCCGGCGCGGGGACGACCCCGCGGTCATCGCCTCGACGTCGGGCCGTGCGATCCCCGGCACCGAGGTGCGGGTGGACGCGGCGCCGGGCGAACCGGGGGAGGTCCTGGTCCGGGGCTTCAACGTCATGCGGGGCTACTACGAGGACGAGGCGGCGACGGCGCAGGCGCTGACCCCGGACGGCTGGCTGCGCACCGGCGACGTGGGCGTCCTGGACGCCGCCGGCAACCTCCGGATCACCGACCGCCTCAAGGACATGTTCATCGTCGGCGGCTTCAACGCCTACCCGGCGGAGATAGAGCAACGCCTCGGCCTGCACCCGGATGTGGCCGACGTGGCGGTGATCGGCGTCCCGGACCCCCGGCTGGGCGAGGTGGGCAGGGCGTACGTGGTCCGGCGGCCGGGCGCGGTGTCCACGGCCGACGACCTGATCGCCTGGGCCCGCCGCGAGATGGCCAACTACAAGGTCCCGAGGACGGTCGAGTTCGTGACGACGCTGCCGCGCAACGCGAGCGGCAAGGTGATGAAGGGGGCGTTGCGGGCCCGGTGA